The genome window GAAATCTGCATTTTCTGCCACACGCCGCACCGGGCAGCGCCACAGACAACTCTCTGGAACCGAAGCAATCCATCGGTGACCTTTGGCCGGTATTCCTCCTCAACTCTTATTATCCGACGCACGTCTGCCGCGCAGTTCGGCGAGCCAAACGGTTCCTCCCGCCTCTGCCTCAGCTGTCATGACGGTGTTACTGCCGGTGGTGTCTCCTTGGGAGCCATTCTCAACCATCAGTCAATAAATATGGGGGTTAATGACCGTATTACGGGGATTGCCCTGTTTGATGCGAACAAGATAAAGTTTGGGCATCACCCTGTTTCATTTGTGTATGACAATGCAGTCTTGAACGCCATTCAGGCTGACCCGGAGAAGGCAACCCAGAATTACCGATTTCCCAGTATCCCGCAGGTCAAACTTGACGCGGGAAAGCGGATGCAATGTACGACCTGTCACAACCCCCATCAGAATCAATCATCGGAGGATACCTATCTGACTCCTCCCAATGTCGGTAGAAAGATTGCTCCGTTCTGGGTTTATGGTGGGGCAGGGAATGCCACTTCGGACCATGATGCGGTCTGCCTGGACTGTCATAATATACCCACCTCATCATTCCCCTTACAATGATTCGGCACAGGATGAACTGTATGGCAAAATGGAATGTCTTAATTGCTCTGTCGCTGATGCTGCTAAGCCATGCTGTCCAGGCTGCCTCATCATCTCTGCCATCCCATTTGGATCGGCAAAAACTGCCGTATGGATGCGGGAGTTGTCATGTCGGCTTTGATTTTCGTAGTGGCGGAGGCCTTGATGGCTGTTTGACTTGTCATGGGAGCCTACAACGCAGAGTGAAAGGGAGCTATCGATCTAGCCGAGAATTAAAGGACATCGAATCAGAACTGAAAAAAAACTATCGCCATCCGATTCTCGAATCTAAAGGGATACATTCTAGTAAAGAGCGACTGCCGGAGACCGATGCCCGCACACCTCGGCATGCGGACTGTGTGGATTGCCATAGTCCCCATCAGGTTTCGAGTGAAAACAGATTTGCCGGGATCAAGGGCAAGCAGATTGGTAATATAGTTGCAGATATAACGAAAGAGTATGAATTATGTTATCGATGCCACTCCGATAGTGCGAACCTCCCCGGTCTTTCTACGAATAAGCGTATCGAGTTTTCCACTATGAACCCTTCTTTCCACCCAGTGGAGTCCGAAGGGCGGAATCTCACCGTTGTCAGTCTGTTGAAACCGTATCGCGAAAAACGTATCAGCCCGTCGGAGATTTCCACGATAACCTGCAGCGACTGTCATGGGAACGATGATCCTGCTGGTCCGCGTGGCCCCCATAGTTCCAGTTATCAGCATATCCTCAGGGACAATTTTTCAACGAGGGATAATGAGTCCGAAAGCGCTTTCGCCTATGCCCTCTGCTATCGTTGTCACAACCGGTCCAGTATCCTCGGGAATGAAAGTTTCAAATACCACTCCCAGCACATTCGAGGAAAGCAGGGTGGAACAGCCAGCAGCGGGGGGACATCCTGCCATACCTGCCACAGTTCCCATGGCAGTACGGAATATAAATACCTGCTCAAGTTCGATACCGATGTTGTTTCGGTAAGTTCCAGTGGTATGCTTAAATTCAACGAAAAAGGGATGGGTGCATTCAGAGGGGAATGTTATCTGACCTGCCACGGTGTTGACCACAATCCCAAAACATACTGACCATCGTACCTGTAGAGGATTATATGCGAAATGGCATTGTTGTGCTGGGATTTGTGGTGCTTGCTGCGCCCCGTGCCGTCCTTGGTGTGGAACCGGCACTTGATATCAAAATGAATCCCCATGGCACGAAAGGAAGTTGCCAGATATGCCATGTGGAATCGGAAGAAAGCCTCAATAGTTGGTTTACTCTTGGTTCAAGCAAGCGAAAACTCAAAGTGGATTTCGATACGGTTTGCGAGCAGTGCCACGGGGTCGATTTTGGTCATGGGGTAGGGGAAAAACCGACGTTGAATCGCGAAAACTTGCCGCTCGATGCTGACAAAGAGATCGCCTGTGCCATAACATGCCATGATATGCATATTCAATCTGATGATCCACAGCAGCATCATTATCACCTCCGATATCCCATGACACGCCTCTGCCTTTCTTGTCATAACAAATAAGCATGATTACCTGCAGATAGGCTGGTAAAGGCCTGACGATTGGTTTTCGGTTTTTATTTACCCGTGAGTATGCTATATACCAATACTTATGCCACTTTTCTCATGTAAACTCGGTACTGCCGATGGACGGATCCTGGAAAAGGAAATAGAATCCATCGATCCGGTTATGCTCAAGCAAACCCTTGAAGAACAAGGGTTTTTTGTTTTTTCTGTAAAAAAGAAACCCTTGCAGTTTCTCTGGGATTCTGGGATCTATCGTCGGAAGGTGGATACCAAGGAACTCCTTTCCTTTAACCAGGAATTCCTTGTTCTCATGAAAGCGGGATTACCTATTATCCAGGCACTTGATGCGATTCTCGAGCGCGGTGGGAAAGGCAAGCTGGTAGATATTCTTACCGGAGTGCGGGAGGATATCAAAGGGGGAGCGTCGCTTTCCGACGCACTCGCCAAGCACCCCGGAGCATTTTCTCATCTGTATGTCGCATCGGTGCGCGCCGGAGAACGAACCGGTGATTTGCCCCTGACGATCCGCCGCTATACAACGTTTGTCAAAAAGGCTGAGGCGATCAAGAAGAAGGTGGGATCGGCTCTATATTATCCGGCAATCCTCATAACTGTGGCTTTTGCGGCAGTTACCCTGCTATTAGTCTATGTAGTTCCAACGTTCAGTCAGATATATGCCGATGCCGGTTCTCAGCTTCCGGTACCAACACAGATATTAATGAGTTTTACTAGTTGGTTAAAGCGATATTTCATTGTAATGGTTTTGCTTGCCATTGGCGGAGTGGCACTGTTCAGGCGCTGGAGTACGACAAGCAGCGGGCGTTATGTCGTGGATAGTTGGTTGCTTAGGATTCCGTTGGTCAAGGACCTTCATGTCAAATATGCACTGACCGGATTCACCAGAACCCTTGCTACGGTAATCGGCAGCGGTATCCCCATTGTAGAGTCGCTACGGATGTCGGTTGGCACATTGAATAACCGCGTGCTTGAGCGTCGGATGCTGGATGCGGTTGCCAAAATCGAGGAAGGTGTTAGTCTTTCAACAGCTTTTGAGGGTACCAGGATCATGCCTCCACTTGCGCTGCG of Geobacter sp. contains these proteins:
- a CDS encoding type II secretion system F family protein — protein: MPLFSCKLGTADGRILEKEIESIDPVMLKQTLEEQGFFVFSVKKKPLQFLWDSGIYRRKVDTKELLSFNQEFLVLMKAGLPIIQALDAILERGGKGKLVDILTGVREDIKGGASLSDALAKHPGAFSHLYVASVRAGERTGDLPLTIRRYTTFVKKAEAIKKKVGSALYYPAILITVAFAAVTLLLVYVVPTFSQIYADAGSQLPVPTQILMSFTSWLKRYFIVMVLLAIGGVALFRRWSTTSSGRYVVDSWLLRIPLVKDLHVKYALTGFTRTLATVIGSGIPIVESLRMSVGTLNNRVLERRMLDAVAKIEEGVSLSTAFEGTRIMPPLALRMIAVGETTGALEEMLSDISEYFEDEIEQRLHVLTTAIEPAIMIVMGIVIGVIILTMYLPIFKIAGAVGG
- a CDS encoding cytochrome C — translated: MNKFIRYAGVATLLWGIASTVSAAGPKISDLVTGGNKHNLSSLNKNITYQAQPPVAYGDEHNTEICIFCHTPHRAAPQTTLWNRSNPSVTFGRYSSSTLIIRRTSAAQFGEPNGSSRLCLSCHDGVTAGGVSLGAILNHQSINMGVNDRITGIALFDANKIKFGHHPVSFVYDNAVLNAIQADPEKATQNYRFPSIPQVKLDAGKRMQCTTCHNPHQNQSSEDTYLTPPNVGRKIAPFWVYGGAGNATSDHDAVCLDCHNIPTSSFPLQ
- a CDS encoding cytochrome C: MRNGIVVLGFVVLAAPRAVLGVEPALDIKMNPHGTKGSCQICHVESEESLNSWFTLGSSKRKLKVDFDTVCEQCHGVDFGHGVGEKPTLNRENLPLDADKEIACAITCHDMHIQSDDPQQHHYHLRYPMTRLCLSCHNK
- a CDS encoding cytochrome C, which translates into the protein MAKWNVLIALSLMLLSHAVQAASSSLPSHLDRQKLPYGCGSCHVGFDFRSGGGLDGCLTCHGSLQRRVKGSYRSSRELKDIESELKKNYRHPILESKGIHSSKERLPETDARTPRHADCVDCHSPHQVSSENRFAGIKGKQIGNIVADITKEYELCYRCHSDSANLPGLSTNKRIEFSTMNPSFHPVESEGRNLTVVSLLKPYREKRISPSEISTITCSDCHGNDDPAGPRGPHSSSYQHILRDNFSTRDNESESAFAYALCYRCHNRSSILGNESFKYHSQHIRGKQGGTASSGGTSCHTCHSSHGSTEYKYLLKFDTDVVSVSSSGMLKFNEKGMGAFRGECYLTCHGVDHNPKTY